Sequence from the Candidatus Eisenbacteria bacterium genome:
GGGGCGACACCGGACCAGCAGGAGATCGGCCACCACGTCTTCGAGATCGGGTTCGCGGTGCTGGGCGCGCTCTGCCTCGTGCAGTTCTTCCGCAACGCGCGTCCCGGCGCGTGGGGACCGGAGCACGCGGGCGAGGTGCGTGGACCCGACGTCGTCCTGGTCAAGATCGGCATCGTGACGACGTTCGCGATCGCGCCGCTCGTGTGGCTTGCGGGCGGCGAGGAGCTGGCCAACGTCGCCTGGGAAGTCGTGCTCGGCCTCGCGATCGCGGCGCCGATGGCCGTGCGGATGCTGGGGTGGGTCCTGCCGGAGCTGGTGGTCCTCACCGTCCTCTTCGCGGCGACGGCCGGCGTCGTGGGGACGCTGACGTTCGCCATCCCGCGAGTGGACGCAGCCTATCATCCGCTTCTCGGATTCGGCGCGATCGTGACGATCCTGGCCGTGTTCACGGGCGGCCAGGAGCTCCTGCGTGCGCTCGCGACGCGCATCGTGGTGCGCCGGAGCCGCCGCCAGGCGCAGGACCTGCAGGAATTCCTGCACGGTCTCTCGCCCGAGCTCGGCGTCGTCGAGTGCGTGAGGCGCGTCCTCGCCGAGCTGGTCCGCGTGCGCCAGATTCCCGGGGCCGCGATGATCTTCCGCGACCGCGAGCCAGTCGTCGTGGGCGACTTCCGTCTCGATCCCGTGCTGAGCGTCTGGCCGCGCGGCGCGGCGATCGATGCGCTCCCCGCGGGCTCGTATGGCTCGAGCGAGCTGCGAGAGCTGCCTCTCGCCCTGCGCGAGGCGCTGGTCGAGGCGAACGTGGGGCTGGGCGCGGCCGCGGTCGACAGCCCACGGCGGCGGTGGGGGCATCTCTTCATGAACACGGGCTTCTTCGGCGGGACGTTCCGCGAGGACGACGCTGCCGCGTTCAAAGCGTTCGTCGACCAGCTCGCGCTCCTGCTCGCCGGGGCCGCGCTCCTCGAGCGGACACGGGCGGTCGAGCGCTCGCTCGCGCACGCCGAGAAGCTCGCCGCGATCGGCGAGCTGGCGGCGCGCTTCGCGCACGAGATCCGCAACCCCGTGACCGCCGCCCGCAGC
This genomic interval carries:
- a CDS encoding ATP-binding protein, whose translation is MTTRDLIAAGLYLVPALLFTVIARQMWVFRRVRRPRSRAFRLMPIVTTALAAHYFILLAKSLIPGATPHDIMAVVRTPWNAAVEVSWLVTIALLAHLLRLLPLPERRPSAAWLLLDYGIAAGVAATSLTLRLRPGATPDQQEIGHHVFEIGFAVLGALCLVQFFRNARPGAWGPEHAGEVRGPDVVLVKIGIVTTFAIAPLVWLAGGEELANVAWEVVLGLAIAAPMAVRMLGWVLPELVVLTVLFAATAGVVGTLTFAIPRVDAAYHPLLGFGAIVTILAVFTGGQELLRALATRIVVRRSRRQAQDLQEFLHGLSPELGVVECVRRVLAELVRVRQIPGAAMIFRDREPVVVGDFRLDPVLSVWPRGAAIDALPAGSYGSSELRELPLALREALVEANVGLGAAAVDSPRRRWGHLFMNTGFFGGTFREDDAAAFKAFVDQLALLLAGAALLERTRAVERSLAHAEKLAAIGELAARFAHEIRNPVTAARSLAQQLARDPTSALNAEHAEIILVELERVEQQVRDLLRFSRREELRLDTVDLGALVRATAADFRARFAAAGIAAEVDTRDGVVARVDREKLRQVLVNLVENAVDALGNGAAEKRLRLGAVASDGSAVLRVTDNGSGIPADALVRIFEPFVSLKPSGTGLGLAIAKRTIDAHGGSIDVTSHPGATTFEIHLPLEATW